CAGATTCCAGACCCTCTTCTAGAGAGATTGGTTGTGTCATCAAAAGAATTTCCTCCTGTCTCTGCAGTACTTGGGGGAATTCTCGGCcaggttattattattaatctagtttttttttgtgtgtgccTTTTTGGATTATACTTACCCTGtttcatttcaattttattataCAGGAAGTAATTAAAGCGATATCTGGCAAAGGTGATCCTCTAAaaaatttcttcttctttgactCGGTGGACGGCAAAGGTGTCATAGAGGACATTTCCACATTTTAAAACTGAGATCCATCCAGGTCAGGAATTAACTCTAGAAACTAGCTGAAGTTTGTAACCTGAATTGTTAGATTTGAGGGATCTGTTTTTAGTTAAGGGATATCCTCTTTGGGGGCAGCTTTTATCGGTTCTTCTAATGGTGACATTGTTTAATGAGAATCAAATTTAAGTATTATTATTCTGTCATGCTCTTGATAGTTTCAACACTTCCAAATGCCAGGCAGGTTATAAGTGATCAATGCGTTGCATTCGAAGATATATTAGGGAGAACTCTTATATgttcaaatatatatcaaaaacacaagcatcactaaaatataattatagatTGATTCATATGTgaatttcaaagaaaaataagtTAGAGCTCCTTAATATCCTCAAAAGATTAATAAACGCCGCTGAACAAACAGTTTCTGAAGAAACATTATTCCAACAATGATAAATACTAAAAATTGATCAACATATAGCAACCAAGTATAATGAATCATAAGGATGGTAAACCATAGGTCAATAACGCCACTCTTGCACCAAGCTTACTTCTTTTTGGGTGCAGCATCGGTCTTCTTGGCTGGGGCCACTTCGGTTCCATTGGTGGCAGGGTTGAGTTCATTCCAGCAATCGATCCATGTAACCATTTCATCTGCAAGCTTCCCGAAGTAAGGATCAATAGGTCCAAGCTTCTCCTTCACAAGTTTAGAGAGCTCAATATAGCATTTCTGTGGGGTTGTGCATTCTTTTGATAGAACCGCAGATTGGAAAAATGGGATGATCTCTTCTTGCCAGTAGATACCCTTGTACTCTTTCTTTAAGTTAACAAAAGGGTTGCTAGCTTTGCTATGCCATAGGTATGGCAATCCTGTCTTTACCCCCAGTCCCAAATGGTCACATATCACCTACATTCATTCATCGTATATTTCCATCAATACATATAACCACGTTATCTTGATATGATTTGATTATATACATGAAACAGATATAGACTACGAACCTTAGCACACCAACCAGCCCACATATCGTCGTAACGACCAATAGGCTGACCATCACCCATGAGACCAAAGTACATGGCTGGTCCAATCAATTCCCTGTGGAACCCAAGGTTCATCCCACACATTGGGAACAAAGTTCCTTTAGGGATTGTCAGAACAGCATCCACATAcctgcattattattattagggtatTACTGATCGACTTAAGTCAAGATGATATACAGAGATATGAATCACAGACCTGGTGTTACGCTCAAGGGGCTTCACTAGTTGCGTTGGTGCATCGTAGTCGGGGATGTTAAGCCAAAGACCATGGGAGATGGCAGTGGTAAC
The Erigeron canadensis isolate Cc75 chromosome 2, C_canadensis_v1, whole genome shotgun sequence DNA segment above includes these coding regions:
- the LOC122588393 gene encoding UDP-arabinopyranose mutase 1-like — its product is MSVPASTVKPPLADELDIVIPTIRNLDFLEQWRAFFQPYHLIIVQDGDPTKTIKVPEGFDYELYNRNDINRILGPKASCISFKDSACRCFGFLVSKKKYIFTIDDDCFVAKDPSGQEINALAQHINNLLTPATPFFFNTLYDPYREGADFVRGYPFSLREGVTTAISHGLWLNIPDYDAPTQLVKPLERNTRYVDAVLTIPKGTLFPMCGMNLGFHRELIGPAMYFGLMGDGQPIGRYDDMWAGWCAKVICDHLGLGVKTGLPYLWHSKASNPFVNLKKEYKGIYWQEEIIPFFQSAVLSKECTTPQKCYIELSKLVKEKLGPIDPYFGKLADEMVTWIDCWNELNPATNGTEVAPAKKTDAAPKKK